The following coding sequences are from one Nicotiana tomentosiformis chromosome 3, ASM39032v3, whole genome shotgun sequence window:
- the LOC104120765 gene encoding NAC domain-containing protein 78-like codes for MPYSIAEIYGDRPPWEISDHPEEKIGCFISPLKKRKESHKRFRRTCANWTWKGQNSGDPIKNGKGTVVGFRKSFVYRTRGSKQSKQDKINWLMREYYVGDDYFRENNISKQDIVLCRIKKNIITKRIMKNGVTIEEQEVAQVIEDILREPDYNSTQSATIANNIRL; via the coding sequence ATGCCTTATTCGATTGCAGAAATCTATGGAGACCGGCCACCCTGGGAGATTTCTGATCATCCCGAAGAGAAAATTGGTTGCTTTATTTCTCCTTTGAAGAAGCGGAAGGAATCACACAAAAGGTTTCGCCGAACTTGCGCCAACTGGACATGGAAAGGCCAAAACAGCGGCGATCCTATCAAGAATGGTAAGGGCACTGTGGTGGGATTCAGAAAAAGTTTTGTTTATCGAACTAGGGGTAGTAAACAATCAAAGCAAGATAAGATTAATTGGCTGATGAGAGAATATTACGTGGGGGATGATTACTTCAGggaaaataatatttctaaaCAAGATATTGTTCTCTGCCGAATCAAGAAGAATATTATAACAAAGAGAATTATGAAGAATGGGGTAACTATAGAGGAACAAGAAGTTGCTCAAGTAATAGAAGATATATTGCGTGAACCTGACTACAACAGTACACAGTCAGCAACAATTGCCAACAACATCAGATTATGA
- the LOC104120764 gene encoding calmodulin-binding protein 60 A, with protein MSMKRQPQEDPKPRHDGGGSSEDKRRRRVPSLRSVIMEVVNMRRVQHFMEPVLEPLIRRVVKEEVELALRKYVTTIKRNCGKDVYACELRSLKLKFLDVISPPVFTGTRIEGEESSLKVALVDAHTGQVVSSGPESCAKVEIVVLEGDFDGDDGDNWTAEEFKNNIVREREGKKPLLTGDAFLYLKEGIGWVSDISFTDNSSWTRSRKFRLGARLADSFEGISVQEAKTESFIVRDHRGELYKKHHPPSLSDEVWRLEKIGKEGAFHRRLSKERVNTVKDFLTLLYLDPTRLRNVLGTGMSTKMWEVTVEHARTCLLDKKVYLYYSSGSVQKTGVVFNIVGQVMGLLPDCQFVSADKLSETQKDDARNLVICAFRHWEEVVSFEDESSLMDWVMQISAVQFSSNSSMMGNSDANDNVLTSQKVSRTDYQHLSASTPDIMPSFCSIAGFSSLDDFVLHGMDNMDVRFDQPLNFTSQDTDSLMADTDSITPPFCEGDHLPFFDTEYSLPSPNFAPSPDLQCAVNSFLARSAIVPPDKAQRRWKMLFSVLRWFSVRRIVNRRTIIS; from the exons ATGTCGATGAAGCGGCAACCACAAGAGGATCCCAAACCTCGACACGATGGCGGCGGTTCTTCCGAGGATAAGCGCCGCCGCAGAGTTCCTTCTCTGAGAAG TGTGATTATGGAAGTAGTAAATATGCGTAGAGTGCAACATTTTATGGAGCCTGTTTTGGAGCCACTGATTCGTCGAGTG GTAAAAGAGGAAGTTGAGTTGGCTCTCAGGAAGTACGTGACTACCATTAAACG GAATTGTGGGAAAGATGTATATGCTTGTGAACTTAGAAGCCTGAAGCTGAAGTTTTTAGATGTCATCTCTCCCCCGGTATTTACTGGAACTCGCATAGAAGGAGAGGAATCTAGTTTGAAAGTAGCCCTGGTCGATGCTCATACTGGGCAAGTTGTCTCTAGTGGTCCTGAATCCTGTGCAAAAGTCGAAATAGTAGTACTCGAGGGAGATTTTGATGGGGATGATGGGGACAATTGGACTGCAGAAGAATTCAAGAATAACATTGTGAGAGAAAGGGAAGGAAAGAAACCTCTCCTTACTGGGGATGCATTTTTGTATCTCAAAGAGGGCATTGGTTGGGTGAGTGATATTTCATTTACTGATAACTCAAGCTGGACAAGAAGCCGTAAATTCAGGCTAGGGGCGAGGCTTGCTGATAGCTTTGAAGGAATCAGTGTGCAAGAGGCAAAGACGGAATCCTTCATTGTCAGGGATCACCGCGGAGAGT TGTACAAGAAGCACCATCCTCCATCTCTTTCAGATGAAGTATGGAGACTGGAAAAGATTGGCAAGGAAGGAGCTTTCCATCGACGTTTGAGCAAGGAAAGAGTCAACACAGTGAAAGATTTTCTGACTCTCCTCTATCTAGATCCTACAAGGCTTCGGAAT GTTCTTGGGACAGGTATGTCCACCAAAATGTGGGAAGTCACGGTAGAACATGCTCGAACATGCTTACTTGACAAGAAAGTGTACTTGTACTACTCatctggatctgtacaaaaaacTGGCGTGGTTTTTAACATCGTTGGACAAGTGATGGGGCTTCTTCCAGACTGTCAGTTTGTTTCTGCTGATAAGTTGTCCGAAACTCAAAAG GATGATGCTCGTAATTTGGTGATTTGTGCATTCAGACACTGGGAAGAAGTAGTCTCTTTTGAGGATGAGTCCTCTCTTATGGATTGGGTTATGCAAATTTCCGCTGTTCAATTCTCCTCAAACTCATCCATGATGGGCAATTCAGATGCCAATGACAATGTTTTAACTTCCCAGAAGGTTAGCAGAACCGACTATCAGCATTTAAGTGCATCAACACCTGATATCATGCCATCCTTCTGTTCAATTGCTGGTTTCAGCAGCTTGGATGATTTTGTCTTGCATGGTATGGACAACATGGATGTTAGGTTTGACCAACCGTTAAATTTTACCAGCCAAGACACCGACTCCTTGATGGCTGATACTGATTCTATAACTCCACCATTTTGTGAGGGTGATCATCTGCCTTTCTTTGACACTGAGTATTCCCTACCCAGTCCAAATTTTGCACCATCACCTGATCTACAGTGTGCTGTCAACAGCTTTCTTGCTCGTAGTGCAATTGTTCCCCCAGATAAAGCTCAACGAAGATGGAAGATGCTATTTAGTGTTCTAAGATGGTTCTCAGTAAGGAGGATTGTAAACAGAAGAACCATCATATCTTGA